In one window of Alphaproteobacteria bacterium DNA:
- the ubiB gene encoding 2-polyprenylphenol 6-hydroxylase, whose product MKLLTIFVPIKIFFYVQFFGCNFLLRQIPYIGLFFWPLELFALPRIMDSKGVRFRKLLAHLGPTFIKFGQLLSARSDIVGDKLSCELSFLQDKLPSFSYRKVCHIIKKETGSTIESNFSYFAKEPVAAASIAQVHKAKTMLGDDVAVKILRPSIKKKFLSEVRLLYYMAIILNCFQRLKRLKLLEVVKLFEQTVEKELNLCFEAAQSSKLAENLHTNKNIIIPQIYWELTSEKVMVSRWVEGVKINQLQGKKEDLKMLGDNLVLCYYEQAYRDGYFHADMHPGNILITADYKIALIDFGIMGYLAKKDRIAVAQIVYGFIKRDYDLVAKIHKMAGYIPKAANITEFSLACRAIGEPIFGKNAKDISISKLMTQLFIITEKFGMQTQPQLLLLQKTLLLIEGVGLTLNPELNMWSLGEPFMTKWAKDNLSHKAIATDKLSELGEILIDLPEIIKKLKLKLDV is encoded by the coding sequence ATGAAATTATTAACTATTTTTGTGCCAATAAAAATTTTCTTTTATGTCCAATTTTTTGGTTGTAATTTCTTATTAAGACAAATTCCATATATAGGTTTGTTTTTTTGGCCATTAGAGCTTTTTGCTTTACCTAGAATTATGGATAGTAAGGGGGTCAGATTTAGAAAGCTGCTTGCGCATTTAGGACCAACCTTTATAAAATTTGGTCAATTACTGTCAGCTAGAAGTGATATAGTAGGCGATAAACTATCATGTGAGCTTAGTTTCTTGCAAGATAAATTGCCTTCTTTTTCTTATCGAAAAGTTTGCCATATAATAAAAAAAGAAACAGGTTCAACTATAGAAAGTAATTTTAGTTACTTTGCGAAAGAGCCAGTTGCAGCTGCATCAATCGCACAAGTACATAAAGCTAAAACTATGCTAGGTGATGATGTTGCGGTTAAAATATTAAGGCCATCTATTAAGAAAAAATTTCTAAGTGAAGTAAGATTGTTATATTATATGGCAATTATCTTAAATTGTTTTCAAAGGCTTAAAAGACTAAAGTTACTGGAAGTAGTTAAATTATTTGAGCAAACCGTAGAGAAAGAGCTAAATCTCTGCTTTGAGGCAGCCCAATCTAGTAAATTAGCAGAGAATTTACATACTAATAAAAATATAATTATACCACAGATTTATTGGGAGCTAACTAGTGAGAAAGTAATGGTTTCTAGATGGGTAGAAGGTGTAAAAATAAATCAGCTACAAGGTAAAAAAGAGGATCTAAAAATGTTAGGTGATAATTTAGTATTATGTTATTACGAACAAGCATATAGAGATGGATATTTTCATGCTGATATGCATCCTGGTAATATTTTAATTACTGCTGATTATAAAATAGCTTTAATTGATTTTGGAATCATGGGTTATCTAGCTAAAAAAGATCGTATAGCAGTAGCGCAAATAGTATATGGTTTTATAAAAAGAGATTATGATCTAGTTGCTAAGATTCATAAAATGGCAGGATATATACCAAAAGCTGCAAATATAACAGAATTTTCTCTTGCATGTCGTGCAATTGGTGAGCCAATATTTGGTAAAAATGCTAAAGATATTTCTATATCAAAATTAATGACACAGTTATTTATTATTACAGAAAAATTTGGCATGCAAACTCAGCCACAATTATTGTTATTGCAAAAAACCCTATTATTAATTGAAGGCGTAGGTTTAACTCTTAATCCTGAATTAAATATGTGGAGCTTAGGTGAGCCATTTATGACTAAATGGGCTAAGGATAATTTGAGCCATAAAGCAATTGCAACAGACAAGCTTAGTGAGTTAGGTGAAATTCTTATAGACCTACCAGAAATAATAAAGAAACTTAAACTTAAATTAGATGTTTAA
- a CDS encoding outer membrane lipoprotein-sorting protein: MLKYYLILFCFYSLQLNAKSAFDIMKKVEEQSQIVQNQNYEIFMLLTDAKGKKRERFFELKKKISTTYSKSLVKFYKPANIKNTSLLSHSKLASSADPTQWLFLPSLRTVQQISSEHKNNSFMGSDFTILDMAGRAAEKDEHQLVKEDEQYYLVKSTPKDKADNYGYMVYLIEKDTNLPIMVEFYDQQKLLLKTLTNQKIKHEENMYFATISIMENKQTNSSTVIEILEYDFISKIFDNDVGIKSLH; this comes from the coding sequence ATGCTAAAATATTATCTAATTTTATTTTGTTTTTATTCCTTACAATTAAATGCTAAAAGTGCTTTTGACATTATGAAAAAAGTGGAAGAGCAAAGCCAAATAGTGCAAAATCAAAATTATGAAATTTTTATGCTATTAACTGATGCGAAGGGCAAAAAAAGAGAAAGATTTTTTGAGCTGAAGAAAAAGATTTCAACTACATATAGCAAGAGCTTAGTAAAATTCTATAAACCAGCAAATATTAAAAATACTTCATTACTAAGCCACAGTAAATTAGCTTCAAGCGCAGATCCTACGCAATGGCTATTTTTACCTTCTCTTAGAACAGTTCAGCAAATTTCTTCAGAGCATAAAAATAATAGTTTTATGGGTTCTGATTTTACTATCTTAGATATGGCTGGAAGGGCAGCTGAAAAAGATGAACATCAATTAGTGAAGGAAGATGAGCAATATTATTTGGTTAAATCAACACCAAAAGATAAAGCCGATAATTATGGTTATATGGTTTATTTGATTGAAAAAGATACTAACTTACCCATCATGGTAGAATTTTATGATCAACAAAAGCTATTATTAAAAACTCTCACCAATCAAAAAATTAAGCACGAAGAAAATATGTATTTTGCTACTATCTCAATTATGGAAAATAAACAAACAAATTCTTCAACTGTGATTGAAATATTAGAATATGATTTTATCAGTAAAATTTTTGATAATGATGTTGGTATAAAATCATTGCATTAA